GTTGCGCCAGGATTCACCCTTGAATCCGCGCCAAGCAACGCTGTTACCTTCTGAGTTACTCATTTTCACCTCTTAAAAAAATCCTTTTAAAGTTTAACCTGAACCTTTTCGCGCATGGCCATGACCGCAGCCTTTGCTTCTTCTACGGTATCGCGGCGCGCAAGGAGCACGCCCATACGGCGGTGCCCATTGAGTTGCGGCTTGCCGAACAAACGGATATTCGTGTCCGGCTCGGCGAGAACTTCGCCCAGGTTGCCAAACTGCACGTGGTCGGACTCACCCTCGACGACAATTGCCTTGGATGCGCTCGGGCCGTGGAAGGCGATGTTCGGGATCGGCAGGCCGAGAACGGCACGCGCATGGAGCGCAAACTCCGAAAGGTCCTGGCTGATCAGCGTCACCATGCCGGTATCGTGCGGGCGCGGAGAAACTTCGCTAAACAGCACGTCGTCTTTGCACACGAACAGTTCCACGCCAAAGATGCCGCGGCCGCCCAGGGCGTCCGTCACCTTTTTCGCAATGTCTTTTGCCTTTTCGAGAAGTTCGGGTTTCATCGGCTGCGGTTGCCAAGATTCCTGATAGTCGCCACCCACTTGGTGGTGACCGACCGGTTCGAGGAAGCTGGTACCGCCCACATGGCGCACCGTGAGGAGCGTAATCTCGTAATCGAACGGCACAAAGCCCTCGACAATCACGCGGCTCGCTTGGCCCGTGCGGCCACCCGTCTGGGAAATGTTCCAGGAATTTTCAATGTCGGCTTCCGTCTTGATGACGCTCTGGCCGTGGCCAGAAGAACTCATCACCGGTTTCACGACGCAGGGGATGCCGATTTCCTTCACGGCGCTCTTGAATTCTTCAAAGTTGTCTGCAAAGCGGTACGGGCTCGTCTTGAGGCCCAGTTCCTCGGCCGCGAGGCGGCGGATGCCTTCGCGGTTCATGGTAAGCTTGGTCGCCTTGGCTGTCGGGATGACGTTGAAGCCTTCCTTCTCGAGTTCCACGAGCGTATCGGTCGCAATTGCCTCGACCTCGGGAACGATATAGTCGGGCTTCTCACGCTCAATCACCTCGCGAAGGGCCAGGCCGTCGAGCATGTTGATAACATAAGAACGGTGAGCAACCTGCATGCCCGGAGCGTTGGCGTAGCGATCGACAGCCACGACCTCCACCCCCAGTCGCATCATCTCGATGATGACTTCCTTACCCAGTTCGCCGGCGCCACAGAAAAGCACCTTGGTAGCAGTTGTGCTGAGCGGGGTTCCGATTTCAAACATACCTAGACTCCTTCTCGAAAAATTACTGTACAATTTTACTAAAAAAACTATATCTTGTGTAGGGTACAAGGTTAAATATACAAGATATTGGGGTTGGCATTCACTGCGTAACTAAACATTTACAGCAAAATGTTTAAATATGCAACCTTTTGATGTTCAACGAGATACGATTTTACCCCTCAAAAAACGGGGAACAGAATTATACATCCCTGCAAAAGCAAGGACCCCCTAGAGGCACTAAATGGCCCCTATTTAGAACTTCGTATCTACAGGGTTGAAAGTCATCTTGACGCCCAGGCGCAGCCAGCCGTCGACACCTTCCTTGCCTACTATATGTGCCAGATTGTCGTAACGGCGCGCCCCTCCCCCTAGGTAGAAGGAGAAATTGCTGTTGTATTGCATCTGGTACAGGGCATCCAATATATATTGGGCCTCTTCGCGGCCCGACGGAGAAGATTCGGTCGCCACGGCACGGTCGTAGCTCGTGTAAAGTTCGTTGTCTCCCTGACGCAGCCAGGCCAGCTCGAGCCTCGCGGAATGGCGTCCCCATTTCCAGCCCAAGTCAAGCCAGAGGTCCAAAGCATCGGAACCGCGGCGGTAGCCGATGGGATAATCGACAAAATACATGTCGGCAAAATCGGGGTCGTTCTGGTCGCGGTAGTTGCTGCGGTAAAGGCGGCGGCTGGAATATTCAAGAAGCGGCAGGCGTCCGTTGTTATGCACGGGGTCGGTACGCACCACGTCGAATCGCCACGAGAACGTTCCATAACGGTGCGTCGAGACTTCGTGGTAATAGCCGGCCATGTAACTGATCATGCTGCGGTTCGTGCCCTTGTCGTCATCCTCGCCCACAGGACTGTTGACATCTTCCAAGTTCACCTGCCCGTAGAACTTCGCGCCCTTGATTGGCGTAAGGCCGAGTTCGAACGTCGTGACCGCCTTGGTATAACCGCCACCAAAGTTATTATGCAAGAACATGAAGGGGTTGAGCGAACGGAGTTCCAGTTCCTTCCCGCCCACCATGCTTTCTTCGATGACATAAGTCCAGAAATGTTTCGTTTCTACACCCAAGCGGTGGTACACGAGGTTTTTCACATTCTCGTCGTAAATGCGGTTTCGCTGATTGTTCGCCTGCTTGTTCGGCGGAGTACACTTTTGTTCGTAGGCTTCGGTCCCTTCGGGAGGGCAGCCGGTCGCGGGGTCCACCACATCACCAAAAAGCCAGGCATTCAGTGAACTCACCATAAAATCGTAGCGGAAAATGCTCGGTTCGAACTTCCAAAGGAGCGCATCATGATAAGGCGCGCCGCCCAAGGCGAGATCGTTCGGAGAAACCTTCAAGTCGTCGGGGCTGAAGCGGCCCAACTGGACATAGCCGACACCGTTGTTCCACTTCGCATAGGCGTTTATAGGGACAGCAAGATCGAGTTCGCTCGGCTTGTAAGTAAAGTTTGTCTTGAGGTCGGAATCGTACCACGCCTCGATATCCTTGCGCAGCGGAGCCTCAATCAAAAAATGGAAATCCCTGTAACCCGCACGGAAACTGAGCATGAAGAACGGGTCCACATGGTCTTCGTAACTGCGCGCCGTCTCTAGCGGGATGCGGAGCCCGCGCCAGTTGTTCCCATAAGTTTCGACCGTATCCACAGCAAATGTCGGATCGGTGGGGCCACCATTCAAGCCAAAGTTGAAATCCGTACCAATCTGGAAATAACCTTTGTACGCCACGGAATCTGCCGGGGCGGCCAGAGCAGAGCCTGCAAATATCGCAAAGACAGGAAAAACGTGACGCAATTTCAGCATATTGTTAATCTAGTAATATCCGCAAACAAAAAGGACCGCCCAGGCAGGGAGTACCCAGGCGATCCCTTGTGTTGTGGAGGGTGCGCTCTCACGCACCCTTGTGTGTGTGTGACTCTCTAAGACGGTGTCGGCACCCCGACATCGCCACCATTCATTTTTGAACGGGATATTTAAACCGATGGCTAGAAAGCATCGGAATTCATGTTCATACGGCACCAGGTCGGCAAGCTGTAGTCGACCCCGCTGTCCTTGAACGGATCCGCTTCCTGGCTTTCAGAAGCCCTGGAAGAACCTTCCGTCGACATCGTGTTGCGCGTATAAGCAGGAGCCTGCAGGCCAGCCGTATTCAGGATACCGGACTGTCCGAGGGGATCTGTCTCACTTGCGCTCGGGATTTCCTCTTCGGCCACGGCGGTAGCCGTTACGGGGTCAACGGGGCTCAGCACGAGTTCTTCTTCGGCAGAGCGTGTCGCGTCAAAGCTGGGCTGCGAATAAGCCGACTCGGCAACCGCGGAGGTCAGCGTCGGCATTTCGACCGTGCTAGCATCCGGGAAAACGCGGGGCAGCGGCTGCGTTGCATGAGCGAGCGCGACAAAGTTCATGTCTGTCGGGCGCGGGGTCGCAGGGACCGGGCGGGCGCTCACGGCAGGCTGTTCCACCTGAACCGGCTGGGCAGCGACGGGCTGTACCGGCTGTGCAGCCACCGGCTGCACAGGCGCAGCAGCAGGTGCGGGAGCAACATGCGGCTGCATAATCGGAGAAGCCATGGTCGCGGCAGCGGCGGAAGCCCTCAGGGCGTTGACCGTCGCAGCCTGCTGCTGGGCGATTTCCTTGTTGGAACCGCCACAGCCCGTAGCGATAATGGTGATGCAAACCTTGTCGCCGAGTTCCGGGAGCAGGATGTCGCCGATGATGATGTTCGGGTCGTTCCTATCGCTCACAGCTTCGTGGATATGTTCCATAGCCTCTTCGTATTCGAGCATCGAGAAGTTTTCGCCGTGGGAGACGTTCACGAGCACGCCCGTGGCGCCATCGACGTTGATGTCTTCGAGGAGCGGAGAAGAAAGAGCGAGGTCGGTAGCCTTGACGCCGCGGCCTTCGCCTTCGGCGATGCCGGTGCCCATCAGGGCGCTGCCGCCGTTCTGCATGACGGTCTTGATATCGGCAAAGTCAACGTGAATGAGACCATGACGGAACATGATGTCGCAGATGCTGCGCACGGCGTTGCCGAGGATTTCGTCGGTGAGCTTGAAAGCGCCATCCAAGGTGAGGTTCTTGTCGGTGCTCTGCACGACGCCGAGAATCTTCTTGTTGTCGACCACAATCATGGTGTCGACATTGGCGCGGAGTTCCTTGATACCGTCGGCAGCGAGCTGGCCACGGCGCTTGCCTTCGAAGCCGAAGGGCTTGGTCACAACGGCCACGGTGAGGATGCCAAGTTCACGGGCAATTGCGCCCACGACCGGGGATGCACCCGTACCCGTGCCACCGCCCATACCGGCGGTAATGAAGATCATGTCGGCGCCCTTCATGGCTTCCTTCAAATCTTCCATGTTCTCTTCGGCAGCCTTGCGGCCGATTTCGGGCTTCATGCCCGCACCGAGAGTCTTCGTGGTCTTCTGCCCGATGGCGATCTTGTGGTCTGCGCTGCTCAGGTCGAGAGCCTTCGCATCCGTATTGACGGCGTAGTATTCCACGCCCTCAATATTCATCTTCACCATACGGTTCACGGTATTGCCGCCGGCACCGCCGACGCCAAACACCTTCACCTTGGCATTGTTTGTATCCGTTTCGTCCACCGCTATGCGGGACCTTGTCTCGAAGTCGAGGTTGTTTATTTCACTCATTGATTATTTCTCCCTGATGTGAGTGGTTGGTTGTTGTTAGAAATACGTTTTCACGAAATCCTTGAAGCGCTGCAAACCCTTCTTGACGGATACAGAAATCTGCGTACCCGTTTCGCGCTTCTTATTTTCGCGATGTTGCTTGGCCGCGTAGTACAAGAGGCCAATGCCTGTTGCATACGACGGCTTCTGGAAAGCGTCCTGTATCCCGCTCATGCCGGTCGGGTGACCGATGCGCACGGGTTTTTCAAAAGCCTGCTCGGCAACGGCTTCAATTCCTTCGAGGGCACAGCATCCGCCCGTGAGCACGACGCCCCCGTTGATGAGCACGTCCAAATGGCGTTTCTGGAGGTCCTTGGCGAGCATCTTGAAAATTTCCTTGACGCGGGCCGTAATGACATTCGCAAGGAGCTTGCGGGAGCACTGCACGTCGCCGCGCCCACCGACAGCCGGCACCGGGAACGTTTCGTCCTCGATGAGGTTGCTTATCTTGCATGTACCATACTTCTTCTTAATTTCTTCGGCCTTGGCAAGGGATATAGGCACCTTGAGGCACTTGCTGATATCGCTCGTAACCGTATTGCCGGCCAAATCAAGCGATGCTGTATAGCGCACAGAATCACCGACGAACACGGCGATGTCTGCAGAACCCGCACCAAAGTCAACCAGCGCGACACCGAGTTCACGTTCGTCGTCGGTCAACACGGCGCTTGCCGCTGCAAGGGGTTCCAGCACAAAATCGGCAATAGTCAAACCCGCCGATTCTACGCACTTGGTAATGTCCATGAGGGCATTCTGCCTAGAGGTGACAACTTGTACATCCACACCGAGTCGGCATCCTGTCTTGCCCTTCGGGTTTTTGATACCGCGTTCTTCGTCAAGCGTAAACTCGCCCGGGAACACATGGATAATCTGGCCTGCAGACGACGGCACTGTACTCGCCTGCTTGACGACGGCCTCGATATCGACATCGCGGACTTCACTTGTCGGGAGCGTAACCAGGCCCTTGTAATTTATCGAGGAAACATGCTTGCCTGCAATACCCACATAGACGTTGTGAACATCAATGCTTGTCGAGGATTCAAGCATGTGGACAGCCTTCCCGAGAGTTTCGACCACCGAGTCAAACGCATCCGGATTTGCAAGCGGGAAATCCCCACATTCCAGCACCCGGACCGAATTCCCTTCGATAGCCCCCACGAAAAGGTTTATTTTGGAGGTACCAATATCAAGGCCGAATATGTAATCGTCCTTTTTGATCATGTTTTGTTTGTTGTCATCCATTGAGACACCTCTTATCAAAATCCCTTATATAGGCAAAGCCGTCAAAACGCAAGTCGACTTCGCCCGCGCAGCGCAAGTCCCCAGAAAATCCCTTCCGGAGCGAATCGTACAACCTAAACTGACTTTCGTTCCAGCCCGAAGACGGGAACAACGTGCGGTAAGCCGCATCGCTAAAAAACACTTCCATCGCAGAATCCGCATCGTCCCAAGCCACCTGAGACACCTTGCCATAAAGCAGCGGTGCATTTTTCCGCATCGTTGAAAGGAACTCCGTAACCGTCGCAATCTTGTCCATTGATTCGGGTGCGACAATCGGCAGGTGGAGCGCCAACGTGAGCGCCATCGGGAGCACAAGGCCGCGTTCGGTATAAACCGTCGCCTTCCCTTCTTCGATAACCGACGCCACGGGAGTCGCCTCCTGCACATGAATCTTCAGGAACGAGGGGAACCTTTTTTCCACCTCGACCGAATGAATCAGCGGAATCTGCAAAAGCGAAGCCTTCACGGAATCGGCATTGAGTTCAGACATCGGCATGCCCGTTTCTACCTGGGCACCCTGCATGATGTCTTCCCATGTGAGCATACGATTTCCATCAATCTCGACAATTTGCAGATAACGGAATTCCAGCGGATTGAATCTTTGTACATAGAACCTGAAATGCCAAAGGGTCATGCCCACGGCAGCAAGCAACAGACAGAAAATCCAGCCACGACGCCTAAACCAGGAGCAGGCATGGCCCACACCGGACTTCATCTTCTTCGCCCGGGCGCGCTTGCGCTGTTCCTCGTTCAAGCCGATTCGACGGCCTAGAAATGTCGTCTTGTTTTGGTTCAAATACATTCCTCCAGAATCTTCGTACCGAGTTTCCAGACGTTACCGGCACCCATAAGGACCACCACATCGTTCGGGCGGAGTTCCTTCTTGAGAATCGGGAGCAGATTCATCTGGTCACCCACGAAGCGGGCATCGCGATGGCCACGCACGGTCGCGCTGTCGGCAACGAGCGCACCGGTAATGCCTTCGATGGGCTTTTCGCGGGACGGGTAAATGTCGGTCACCAGGAGCACATCGCAGTTGGCAAAAGCGCTGCCGAAGGATTCGTGCTGGTCACGGGTGCGCGAGAACAGATGCGGCTGGAAAGCGACAATCACGCGCTTGTCCGGGAATGCCTCACGGAATCCTAGAAGCGTCGCAGTAGCTTCTGTCGGGTGGTGAGCATAATCATCAAACACCATGACGCCGTTCTTTTCGCCGATAAACTCAAAGCGACGCTTGACGCCTTCAAAGGCGGCGGCAGCGTGGCGGGCGATCTCGATATCAATGCCTTCTTCGACCGCAAGGGCGATAGCCGCCGTCGCGTTCAGCACATTATGACGTCCAGGAATCTTCAGCTGGAACTGTCCCAGGCTCACCCCATCGTTAAAAATTTCGAAATGCGGATAGCCATGGTCAAAGCGCAAGTTGTCGATACGGTACTTGGCCTGGCGCGTGAAACCGTAAGTAATCACGGGCTTCTTGAGCTTGGAGAGAATCTGCTGCACGTTCGGGTCGTCGAGGCAGACAATCACTTGGCCGTAGAACGGCACCTTGTTCGCAAATTCCACGAACGCGGCCTTGATTTCTTCAATATTACCGTAAGTATCCAAATGGTCCGAATCGATGTTGGTGATGATGGCGGAACTCGGCATCATCGAAAGGAAACTGCGGTCGAACTCGTCGCTTTCGGCAATCAGGTAATCACCGCGGCCCACCTTGGCGCCGCTGCCCTTGCCCTTCACCACGCCGCCCACGATAATCGTCGGGTCACGCTTCGCCTCTTCCCAAATCTGGCCCACGATAGAGGTGGTCGTCGTCTTGCCGTGCGTACCGGCAATAGCGAGCGTGTACTTGAGGCGCATCAGTTCACCGAGCATTTCGGCGCGGCGGATAATGGGGATGCGACGGTTGCGCGCTTCGACCAGTTCCACGTTGTCGTAAGGGATCGCAGAAGAATACACCACCAAGTCGGCGTTTTCCACATTTTTTGCTTCGTGCTTAGGAGCAATGCTTATGCCCAGTCCCTTCAGGTAATCGATGACCTGGCCCTCGCCCATGTCGGAGCCGGTGACCTCGAAGCCGTTTTCCTTGACGACCTCGGCAATGCCCGACATACCGGCACCACCGATACCTACAAAATGC
The DNA window shown above is from uncultured Fibrobacter sp. and carries:
- the purT gene encoding formate-dependent phosphoribosylglycinamide formyltransferase, with translation MFEIGTPLSTTATKVLFCGAGELGKEVIIEMMRLGVEVVAVDRYANAPGMQVAHRSYVINMLDGLALREVIEREKPDYIVPEVEAIATDTLVELEKEGFNVIPTAKATKLTMNREGIRRLAAEELGLKTSPYRFADNFEEFKSAVKEIGIPCVVKPVMSSSGHGQSVIKTEADIENSWNISQTGGRTGQASRVIVEGFVPFDYEITLLTVRHVGGTSFLEPVGHHQVGGDYQESWQPQPMKPELLEKAKDIAKKVTDALGGRGIFGVELFVCKDDVLFSEVSPRPHDTGMVTLISQDLSEFALHARAVLGLPIPNIAFHGPSASKAIVVEGESDHVQFGNLGEVLAEPDTNIRLFGKPQLNGHRRMGVLLARRDTVEEAKAAVMAMREKVQVKL
- the murC gene encoding UDP-N-acetylmuramate--L-alanine ligase, producing MPIMYSKRVRRLHFVGIGGAGMSGIAEVVKENGFEVTGSDMGEGQVIDYLKGLGISIAPKHEAKNVENADLVVYSSAIPYDNVELVEARNRRIPIIRRAEMLGELMRLKYTLAIAGTHGKTTTTSIVGQIWEEAKRDPTIIVGGVVKGKGSGAKVGRGDYLIAESDEFDRSFLSMMPSSAIITNIDSDHLDTYGNIEEIKAAFVEFANKVPFYGQVIVCLDDPNVQQILSKLKKPVITYGFTRQAKYRIDNLRFDHGYPHFEIFNDGVSLGQFQLKIPGRHNVLNATAAIALAVEEGIDIEIARHAAAAFEGVKRRFEFIGEKNGVMVFDDYAHHPTEATATLLGFREAFPDKRVIVAFQPHLFSRTRDQHESFGSAFANCDVLLVTDIYPSREKPIEGITGALVADSATVRGHRDARFVGDQMNLLPILKKELRPNDVVVLMGAGNVWKLGTKILEECI
- the ftsZ gene encoding cell division protein FtsZ encodes the protein MSEINNLDFETRSRIAVDETDTNNAKVKVFGVGGAGGNTVNRMVKMNIEGVEYYAVNTDAKALDLSSADHKIAIGQKTTKTLGAGMKPEIGRKAAEENMEDLKEAMKGADMIFITAGMGGGTGTGASPVVGAIARELGILTVAVVTKPFGFEGKRRGQLAADGIKELRANVDTMIVVDNKKILGVVQSTDKNLTLDGAFKLTDEILGNAVRSICDIMFRHGLIHVDFADIKTVMQNGGSALMGTGIAEGEGRGVKATDLALSSPLLEDINVDGATGVLVNVSHGENFSMLEYEEAMEHIHEAVSDRNDPNIIIGDILLPELGDKVCITIIATGCGGSNKEIAQQQAATVNALRASAAAATMASPIMQPHVAPAPAAAPVQPVAAQPVQPVAAQPVQVEQPAVSARPVPATPRPTDMNFVALAHATQPLPRVFPDASTVEMPTLTSAVAESAYSQPSFDATRSAEEELVLSPVDPVTATAVAEEEIPSASETDPLGQSGILNTAGLQAPAYTRNTMSTEGSSRASESQEADPFKDSGVDYSLPTWCRMNMNSDAF
- a CDS encoding FtsQ-type POTRA domain-containing protein, whose protein sequence is MNQNKTTFLGRRIGLNEEQRKRARAKKMKSGVGHACSWFRRRGWIFCLLLAAVGMTLWHFRFYVQRFNPLEFRYLQIVEIDGNRMLTWEDIMQGAQVETGMPMSELNADSVKASLLQIPLIHSVEVEKRFPSFLKIHVQEATPVASVIEEGKATVYTERGLVLPMALTLALHLPIVAPESMDKIATVTEFLSTMRKNAPLLYGKVSQVAWDDADSAMEVFFSDAAYRTLFPSSGWNESQFRLYDSLRKGFSGDLRCAGEVDLRFDGFAYIRDFDKRCLNG
- the ftsA gene encoding cell division protein FtsA, producing MDDNKQNMIKKDDYIFGLDIGTSKINLFVGAIEGNSVRVLECGDFPLANPDAFDSVVETLGKAVHMLESSTSIDVHNVYVGIAGKHVSSINYKGLVTLPTSEVRDVDIEAVVKQASTVPSSAGQIIHVFPGEFTLDEERGIKNPKGKTGCRLGVDVQVVTSRQNALMDITKCVESAGLTIADFVLEPLAAASAVLTDDERELGVALVDFGAGSADIAVFVGDSVRYTASLDLAGNTVTSDISKCLKVPISLAKAEEIKKKYGTCKISNLIEDETFPVPAVGGRGDVQCSRKLLANVITARVKEIFKMLAKDLQKRHLDVLINGGVVLTGGCCALEGIEAVAEQAFEKPVRIGHPTGMSGIQDAFQKPSYATGIGLLYYAAKQHRENKKRETGTQISVSVKKGLQRFKDFVKTYF